Sequence from the Amycolatopsis sp. NBC_00345 genome:
GCCCCCCAGACCGGACAGCAGGTCCTGCACCCCGGCGACGGCACGAACCTCGGCGCGATCGGGCTGGGCATCCACGCCCGCCTGACCGGCGCCGACACCAACGGCGCGTACTCCCTGTTCGAGTACGTCGTGCCGCCGGGCCTCGGCGGCCCGCCGACCCACGTCCACAGCCGGGAGGACGAGCTGTTCACCTGCGTCCAGGGCCGGGTCGAGGTCGAACTCGACGGCACCCGGCACGTCCTCGGCCCAGGCGATTCGCTGCTGATGCCCCGCGGGGTGCCGCACGTGTTCCGTAACCCGTTCGACGAGGAAACCCGCGTCATCGCGGTGGTTTCGCCGCCCGGGCTGGAGAACTACTACCGGGAGCTCAGCGAGCTGCCGCCCGGCCGGGACATGAAACTGGTGGCAGAAGTCATGACCCGCTACGGACTTTCGCTGCGGAAATGACGACCCCGGAGCGCGAACGCATGGTGCGCGCCATGTGCGCGGCCGTCGACGCCGGTGACGCCGAAGCCTTCGGCGCCTGGTTCGCCGACAACGCCACCTACACCTTCGGCAACGGCGAAACCCTGACCGGCCGCGACGCGATCGTCGCGGCCACGGCCGGCGCCGCCGGTGCCCTGCCCTGGGTCCACCACGTCGTCGACCAGATCGCGGACCCGGGCGGCGGCCAGCTGTTCTGCCGGTTCACCATCAAAACGTCGGCTTCCGACGGGACCGAGCTGGCTCTGCCGTGTGTCACGGTCATGTGGGTGGATGGGATGCGGGTGACCGATTATCGCGTCCACATGGACATCACGCCCGCGCTGGCTTAGCGGTGAGGAAGTGGGTCTGAATCTGGGCCGGGCGGCCGGAAATCGGCAGCTCGAAGTGGTTGACTGCCGTCACTTCGTCCGTGCCTTCGGCTCGCCAACCGGCCTTCTCGAAGAGAGCCAGCCACGCGTCGCGTGACAGGATCGTGTGCAGCGGCCCGGCACCGCCGAACATGAGATCGTCCACAGTGGAGACGACGAGGTCCGAATCGAATTCGGCGGGATGCACTTCAGCGGTGATGGCCAGGATACTCCCCGGCGCGGCGCGGCTGGAAAGCGCGGCGAAGAGCCGCTCGACGTCACCAGGTTCGAGGAACAGGGCCAGGTGTTCGGCGATGAACAGTGTCGGCCGATGAGCGTCGTGTCCGGCGCGGGCCAAGATCGCGGCGACATCGTCGCTTCCGAAGTCCACCGCGGCCAAGGTGAGGTGCGCGGTGTCAGCCGTTTCGAGTCGTCGAGCCTTGTCGGTGATGATGTCAGGCAGATCCAGGTCGAAGAAGGTCACGCCGGAATGCCGGAACCGCAGAGCACGGTCGTCGTAACCGGCACCGAGGTTGACGATCTGGGGAACTTCGGCCGCGATGGCGTCCAGTACGAGCTGGTCGAAGTACGGGGCCCGGGGCGCCAGTAATTCGAGCGACAGGGCGATATCACTGGGTTCGCCGCCCGGATCGATCGCTTGAAGTCCCTGTACGAGCGCACGCTGCGCGTCGGGGTCGCCTTCGGTGGTATGTGGTCGCGTGAATTCGGCGCGTCCGAGTGCGCACACTTCTCGAATCATGGTCAATAGCGGGTTTTCCGGTTGCACTGTGGCTTGTCTCCTTAGGACTGGGCGCGCTCGCCCGGATTCGGCAGATCAGCGGTGATTTTGTCGAGCAGTTTCTGGAGGGTGGCTCGCTCCGAACGGGTCAACGGCGCGAGGATCGATTCGTCCACGGCGATCATCGCGTCGTCACGCCCCGCGATGAGCTCGATGCCCGCGCCGGTGGCGAAAACGCGTTTGCTGCGTTCGTTGCCGTCTTCGGTGCGGCGTTCAACGAGATTCCGCGCTTCGAGCCCCCGCAGGACACCGGAGACATTCGCCGGAGTCGTGCGCGTCGCCTCCGCGATGTCGCGCTGGATGGCGCCGGGGTTGCCGGCGAGGTAGCTGAGCACAAACGCCTGCTGCAGGCTCAGCCCTCGATCGCGGATCCAGCCCTGCCCGGCCTGCACCTGGGCCCAGCCGATGACCTTGAGCTGGTCGAGCGGGCCGGCAGGGGTAGGTTTCGGCTGGTCCATGCCAAGACCTTAACTATTAACTCCTTAACAGTCAACCTCTTAACTTGGGAATGGACACACACCGTTCTTCCAGGGACAGCGGATGCCGACGCCGGTAGGAAATCAACTCGGCGATCGTCAGGGTGGGCAGGTCGTACCGAAGCCCAAGGGCGTTGATGCCGGGGCCGCGGAGCATCGACCCGTCGTCGTCGACCAGTTCGGCGATGGCCGCGACCGGCGGCAGACCGGCGAGCCGGCAGAGGTCGACCGCGGCTTCGGTGTGCCCGGGGCGCTCCAGCACCCCACCAGGTCGCGCGCGCAGCGGCAGGATGTGCCCGGGGCGAGCCAGGTCCGCAGCGGTGGTCGCCGGGTCCGCGAGCGTCCGCAATGTACGGGCGCGGTCGGCGGCGCTGATGCCGGTGGTCACGCCGGCCTTCGCGTCCACGGTCACCGTGTAGGCGGTGCCGCGCGGGTCCTCGTTCCGGTCCACCATGAGCGGGAGCCGCAGGTCGACGGCCCGGCGGGCGGTCGTCGGCGCGCACAGCAGGCCCGAGGTGCGCCGGATCGTCCACGCGACCCAGTCCGTCGTGACGGCGTGCGCGGCGAGCACCACGTCGCCCTCGTTTTCGCGATCATGCGCGTCGGCCACCAGCACTGGCCGCCCGTCGCGCAGGGCAACCAAGGCGGCGTTCACTCGATCCCGTGTCATGAATCGAGTATAAGCATGCTTACGCCCTATCTGCATGCTTAGTTTTCGGGACGACCCAACTCCCTCAACTCGTACTCGACCACAAGGGCGGCCTGCCGCAGTTGACGATCGGCGGCGACGATGTCCTCCCGGCCGAGGATCCCGTTGAGCGTGCCGCTGATCTTGAGCACTTCGCCGCCCATCTCGTCCAAAGCGTCCTGTCCGGCCTCGGTGACCTTGAGCGACAGCGCCCGCTCGCTCTCCGGATGCGAGCTGCGCTCCACAAAACCGCGGCTCTCCAGCTGCGTGACGATGCGGGTCATGGTCTGCGGCCGGGAGTAGCAGCGCCGGGCCAGCTGAGCGAGGGTGAGATGGGGCTGATTGGCCAGGATGCGCAGCGCCGTGTAGCTCGACAGCGTCATGTTCCACGGCCGCAGCCGCGTATTGCCGATCCTCGTGACCGCGCGTTCGAACCGGAACACCGCGTCGATCAGAGAGGACGCTTCGTCCATGTCCGTCGTCGCCCGCGACGGCGAACGGCCGTCGTCGAACGGGTCGACGTAGGGCAGCGAATCTGTCATCCGGGCAGCGTAGCGGCATCGCACCCGCAAGTGTCAGCATGCTTGCATTCGTATCCGAACGCTTATATAATCTCAGCATGCTTACATCTGACTCGGTGATCGACCCCCAGCGGTTCCGGTCGGTGCTGGGGCACTTCCCCAGCGGCGTCGCGGCGATCACCTCGCTCGACGCCCAAGGCAGGCCGGTGGGCATGGCCGTCTCGTCGTTCACCTCGGTGTCGCTCGACCCGCCACTGGTGGCGTTCCTGCCCGGCAAGACGTCCTCGACGTTCCCGGTCATCGCCACGCGCGGCACGTTCTGCGTCAACGTCCTCGCCGCCGGCCAGGAGCCGGTGTGCCGCGCGCTGGCCGTGCCCGGCGGCGACAAGTTCGCCGACGTGGGCTGGCAGCCGGGGCCGCACGGAGATCCCGTGCTCGACGGCGTCGTCGCCTGGATCGGCTGCACGATCGAGACCGTGCACGACGCGGGCGACCACCGGATCGTCGTCGGCCGGGTCGACGACCTGGCCACCGGCACCGCGGTGAAACCCCTGCTGTTCTTCCGCAGCCGGTACAGCCACTTCGCGGCCGCCTGAGCGGCACGCGGTTCGGCCATCTTCGCCGAGGTCACCGGCGACCAGCGCCCGCTCGCCCACCTGCTGATGGCCGCGGCCGTCGTCAGGGGTGGCCACGGCCACGGTGGCGTTCTCCCGCCAGCCCACGCCCGCCCGCCAGCCGGGCCCGCCAGCCGCACCCGCCCGCCACATTCGCCCGCCACATTCGCCCGCCACATTCGCCCGCCACATTCGCCCGCCAGCCTGACCCGCCCGCCACATTCGCCCGCCACATTCGCCCGCCAGCCGCACCCGCCCGCCACATTCGCCCGCCAGTCGCGCCCGCAAGCCCACGTTCTCCCCCACCATCACGCCACAACCCGCGGAGGCCGGTTCATGACCACCCTTTCCCTGTCCGAGGCCCGCGCGCTCGTCACGGCGGCGATGGCCGAGTCCGGGCACAGCGCCAGTGACGCCGAGCTCATCGCCGATCACCTGCTCGACTGCGAACTGCGCGGGCTGTCGTTCGGCGGCCTCGCCCGCGCACTGTCCATAGTGGAACGAATCCACGCCACTCCGGCGCCGGCCCGGCCGATCCGGGTAGTCGCCGAGACCGCGGTGTCCGCCACCCTCGACGGCGGCGACCAGGTCGGCTACATCGTCGGCATGCGCGCGCTCGACCTGGCGATGGAGAAGGCGCGCGCACAGGGAATGGCCGTCGTCGGTGCCCGCAACACCTGGTACACCGGCATGTTCTCCTACTACCTGGAGAAGGCCGCCGCGGCCGGGTTCGCCGGGATGATCGCCGGCAGCGGACCCGCGGTCGTGGCCCCGCACGGCGGCACCGAAGGCCGGTTCGGCACGAACCCGATCGCGTTCGGCTTCCCGGCGACGCCGGCCCCGGTCATCTGGGACATCGGCACGTCCGCCGTCATGTACGGCGAAGTGATGCTGAAGGCGCGGCTCGGCGAGAAGCTGGAACCAGGGCAGGCCTACGACGCCACGGGCGAACCGACGCTCGAACCGGCCGCGGCGCTCGAAGGCGCGTTCGGCGTGTGGGGCGGGCACAAGGGCTCGGGGCTGGCCATGGTCGTCCAGCTGCTCGGCATGATGAGCGGCGCGGCCGCCGCGCCGCCCGGGGTGTCGGACTGCGGCTTCTTCGTCCTGCTGGTCGACCCGGGCGCACTCACCGACACCGGCGACTACCACCACCGGGTCACCGCCTTCGCCGAGTCGATCCGGGCGACCCGGCCCGTCGACGGCGGCACCGCCGTCCGGGTGCCGTTCGACCGCTCCGCGGCCGGCCGCGAGGAGACGCTGCGGCGCGGCACGATCGGCGTGGCCGAAGCCGTGGTCACGGCCCTGCGCCGAATAGCGGGCCACGACTGAGAGAAACCCTTTCCCCGCAACGAATTCCACCCGTATCACCAAGGAGGAAACCATGGTCGAGTTCTTCACCGGGCTCCAGCCCCTCGAAGCGGACGAGACCGGCCCGGACCGGATGATCACCCGAATCCAGGAGCTGGACCGCTCCGAGGTGATCGACCGCGTCCTCGTCGGATACTCCTCCACCTGGCCGCACAACCACGCGACCGCGCCGTTCGCGCTCGCCCGGTCGGAGAAGTTCTCGCCCATCGTCGCGCACCGGCCCGGTGTCATGCCGCCGGTCGCCGCGGCTCGCTACTTCGCCACGCTCGACGTCCTGGCCCGCGGCCGGCTCGCCGTCAACGTGGTCGTCGGCGGGTCCGACAAGGACCTGCGCCGCGAGTCGGACGACCTGCCCAAGGCCGAGCGCTACCGGCGTGCGGTCGAGTACCTCGACGTCGTCCGCCGCACCTGGACCTCGACGGAATCGTTCGACCACCACGGCGAGTACTACACCGCCGAGGCCGTGAAGATCCAGACCAAGCCGGTGCAGGGCCAGGTGCCGATCTTCATGGGCGGCGAGAGCGACGACGCGGTGGACTTCGGCGCCCGCCACGCCGACCTGTACATGCTGTGGGGCGAGCCGTTCGCCGGCACGAAGGAGCGCATCGACCGGGTCGCCGCGGCCGCCGAGGGCTACGACCGGAAGATGCGGTTCTCGCTGAGCCTGCGCCTGTTCGTCGGCGACACCGACGACGAAGCCTGGGCCCAGGCCCGCGCCGTCGAGCGGCAGATCGCGGAGGCCTCCGGGAAGTTCCTGCACTCGTCGTCGACCGACACCTCAGTCGGCCGGGCCCGGGCGCTCGCACTGACCGACGAGGAGCTGCACGACGACTGCTTCTGGACCGGGCTGACGAAACTGCTGGGTGGTTTCGCCAACTCCCAGGCCCTCGTGGGCACCGAGGAGCGCATCCTGAACACACTGGGCACCTACCGCGACCTCGGCGTGGACACGTTCCTCGTGACCACCGGCGCCGAGGCGAGCTGGGACCCGGCGCTGGAAGGCTTCCTGGCCAGGGTGAAGAAGGAGCTGGCATGACCACGGCAGGCGACGCCGGGGATCCCGCGGACGACACGGTCGGCGGGCTGCTCGCCGCGCGGGCGCGGGCGCGTCCGGGCAAGACCGCGCTCGTCTTCGGCGACACCGAGCTGACCTACGGCGAACTCGACCAGGCGGTGACCGACGTCGCGCGCGGCCTGATCGCGGTCGGCGCCACCCCCGGCGACTCGGTCGGG
This genomic interval carries:
- a CDS encoding MarR family winged helix-turn-helix transcriptional regulator codes for the protein MDQPKPTPAGPLDQLKVIGWAQVQAGQGWIRDRGLSLQQAFVLSYLAGNPGAIQRDIAEATRTTPANVSGVLRGLEARNLVERRTEDGNERSKRVFATGAGIELIAGRDDAMIAVDESILAPLTRSERATLQKLLDKITADLPNPGERAQS
- a CDS encoding cupin domain-containing protein yields the protein MDTAPQTGQQVLHPGDGTNLGAIGLGIHARLTGADTNGAYSLFEYVVPPGLGGPPTHVHSREDELFTCVQGRVEVELDGTRHVLGPGDSLLMPRGVPHVFRNPFDEETRVIAVVSPPGLENYYRELSELPPGRDMKLVAEVMTRYGLSLRK
- a CDS encoding class I SAM-dependent methyltransferase, translated to MQPENPLLTMIREVCALGRAEFTRPHTTEGDPDAQRALVQGLQAIDPGGEPSDIALSLELLAPRAPYFDQLVLDAIAAEVPQIVNLGAGYDDRALRFRHSGVTFFDLDLPDIITDKARRLETADTAHLTLAAVDFGSDDVAAILARAGHDAHRPTLFIAEHLALFLEPGDVERLFAALSSRAAPGSILAITAEVHPAEFDSDLVVSTVDDLMFGGAGPLHTILSRDAWLALFEKAGWRAEGTDEVTAVNHFELPISGRPAQIQTHFLTAKPARA
- a CDS encoding nuclear transport factor 2 family protein encodes the protein MTTPERERMVRAMCAAVDAGDAEAFGAWFADNATYTFGNGETLTGRDAIVAATAGAAGALPWVHHVVDQIADPGGGQLFCRFTIKTSASDGTELALPCVTVMWVDGMRVTDYRVHMDITPALA
- a CDS encoding flavin reductase family protein, producing the protein MLTSDSVIDPQRFRSVLGHFPSGVAAITSLDAQGRPVGMAVSSFTSVSLDPPLVAFLPGKTSSTFPVIATRGTFCVNVLAAGQEPVCRALAVPGGDKFADVGWQPGPHGDPVLDGVVAWIGCTIETVHDAGDHRIVVGRVDDLATGTAVKPLLFFRSRYSHFAAA
- a CDS encoding Ldh family oxidoreductase translates to MTTLSLSEARALVTAAMAESGHSASDAELIADHLLDCELRGLSFGGLARALSIVERIHATPAPARPIRVVAETAVSATLDGGDQVGYIVGMRALDLAMEKARAQGMAVVGARNTWYTGMFSYYLEKAAAAGFAGMIAGSGPAVVAPHGGTEGRFGTNPIAFGFPATPAPVIWDIGTSAVMYGEVMLKARLGEKLEPGQAYDATGEPTLEPAAALEGAFGVWGGHKGSGLAMVVQLLGMMSGAAAAPPGVSDCGFFVLLVDPGALTDTGDYHHRVTAFAESIRATRPVDGGTAVRVPFDRSAAGREETLRRGTIGVAEAVVTALRRIAGHD
- a CDS encoding MarR family winged helix-turn-helix transcriptional regulator, coding for MTDSLPYVDPFDDGRSPSRATTDMDEASSLIDAVFRFERAVTRIGNTRLRPWNMTLSSYTALRILANQPHLTLAQLARRCYSRPQTMTRIVTQLESRGFVERSSHPESERALSLKVTEAGQDALDEMGGEVLKISGTLNGILGREDIVAADRQLRQAALVVEYELRELGRPEN
- the ribB gene encoding 3,4-dihydroxy-2-butanone-4-phosphate synthase; protein product: MTRDRVNAALVALRDGRPVLVADAHDRENEGDVVLAAHAVTTDWVAWTIRRTSGLLCAPTTARRAVDLRLPLMVDRNEDPRGTAYTVTVDAKAGVTTGISAADRARTLRTLADPATTAADLARPGHILPLRARPGGVLERPGHTEAAVDLCRLAGLPPVAAIAELVDDDGSMLRGPGINALGLRYDLPTLTIAELISYRRRHPLSLEERCVSIPKLRG
- a CDS encoding LLM class flavin-dependent oxidoreductase, which encodes MVEFFTGLQPLEADETGPDRMITRIQELDRSEVIDRVLVGYSSTWPHNHATAPFALARSEKFSPIVAHRPGVMPPVAAARYFATLDVLARGRLAVNVVVGGSDKDLRRESDDLPKAERYRRAVEYLDVVRRTWTSTESFDHHGEYYTAEAVKIQTKPVQGQVPIFMGGESDDAVDFGARHADLYMLWGEPFAGTKERIDRVAAAAEGYDRKMRFSLSLRLFVGDTDDEAWAQARAVERQIAEASGKFLHSSSTDTSVGRARALALTDEELHDDCFWTGLTKLLGGFANSQALVGTEERILNTLGTYRDLGVDTFLVTTGAEASWDPALEGFLARVKKELA